One part of the Sardina pilchardus chromosome 5, fSarPil1.1, whole genome shotgun sequence genome encodes these proteins:
- the LOC134079711 gene encoding protocadherin gamma-A3-like — protein MGQIRYSIPEEMAKGSIVGNIANDLGIELKRLVSGRARVFTSDDSEYVGLDREKGQLIVKQRMDREQLCGEISACSISFEVVLENPMELYSINIDIQDVNDNSPVFPNNEIDQEISESALPGARFSLVGAIDPDVGTNSLQKYVLHPTDNFQLNVQSSFDGSKNVDMVLKTPLDREQKEHHYLTLTAIDGGSPQRSGTVKIHISVLDANDNAPVFSQVTYKASVLENSAIATLVTTVTATDADEGSYANIQYYFEHASASVKALFAIDSETGQIKVTGPLDYEKYKQFKIKVIAKDGGLKDSCEVIIDVTDVNDNAPKLTVMSFSSALPENAALGTVVAMINVQDLDSGDNGKVTCSIDRNSPFKIVPSLASYYNLVTDSALDREQISEYNITVAAVDGGNPSLSSSKTLMLKISDINDNAPQFELETYDAYVLENNSPSLSIFSVKAKDDDWGPNARISYFIDDGTLNGVSLASFISINTDTGVIYAMKPFDYEQMKSLKIRIKAQDGGTPPLSTNATLNIFVQDQNDNTPQILYPVQTSGSVVAEMVPRSADIGYLVTKVVAVDGDSGQNAWLSYKLHKPADRPLFEVGSQNGEIRTVRQVTDKDAVKQKLTVVVEDNGQPSRSATVNVNVAVADSFPEILSEFTDFTHDKDYNNSLTFYLVLALIVVSLLFIFSVIAIISVKIYRWRQRKLYYKSANNLPVIPYYPTMCSDGTMQHVYNYEVCGTMDSRMSDVKPRPYSQSTLVSLSRPGTVQRQKLDAELSLEVRMRENTQV, from the coding sequence ATGGGACAAATACGTTATTCGATACCCGAGGAAATGGCAAAGGGATCCATTGTTGGAAATATTGCGAACGATCTGGGGATTGAACTAAAGCGACTTGTGTCCGGGAGGGCTCGAGTGTTCACATCGGATGACAGTGAGTACGTTGGactggatagagagaaagggcagCTGATAGTAAAACAAAGAATGGACCGCGAGCAGCTATGTGGGGAGATATCCGcatgcagcatcagttttgaaGTGGTTCTTGAAAATCCCATGGAGCTTTATAGTATTAACATAGATATACAGGATGTAAACGATAACAGCCCTGTTTTTCCCAATAATGAAATTGACCAAGAAATCAGCGAATCCGCCCTACCCGGAGCACGCTTCTCACTGGTAGGCGCAATTGATCCTGATGTGGGTACAAACTCGTTGCAGAAATATGTCTTACATCCCACCGACAATTTTCAGTTGAATGTGCAGAGTAGTTTTGACGGTAGCAAAAATGTTGATATGGTTCTCAAAACACCTTTAGACAGAGAACAGAAGGAACATCATTACCTTACACTCACTGCTATAGATGGCGGAAGTCCACAAAGATCGGGGACAGTAAAAATTCACATTTCTGTTCTTGACGCAAACGACAATGCCCCTGTTTTTAGTCAGGTGACGTACAAAGCTTCTGTACTCGAGAATTCAGCAATAGCAACACTGGTGACAACAGTCACAGCAACTGACGCCGATGAAGGATCGTATgctaacatacagtactatTTTGAGCATGCCTCAGCCAGCGTTAAGGCTTTGTTTGCTATTGACTCGGAGACTGGTCAAATTAAAGTTACTGGGCCATTAGATTATGAAAAATACAAACAGTTTAAAATCAAAGTAATAGCCAAAGACGGAGGTCTAAAAGATTCATGTGAGGTCATTATCGATGTTACTGATGTAAATGATAATGCACCGAAATTAACAGTCATGTCATTTTCCAGTGCTTTGCCTGAAAACGCAGCGCTCGGAACAGTTGTCGCCATGATTAATGTTCAAGACCTTGATTCAGGTGACAATGGAAAGGTTACGTGTTCAATTGATCGCAATTCGCCATTCAAAATAGTGCCATCGTTAGCAAGCTATTACAATCTAGTGACCGATTCAGCACTGGACAGAGAACAAATATCTGAATACAACATCACTGTAGCCGCAGTGGACGGGGGCAACCCATCGCTGTCTAGTAGCAAGACACTGATGCTAAAGATATCAGACATCAATGACAATGCTCCACAGTTTGAACTGGAAACATACGATGCATATGTGCTTGAAAACAATTCTCCATCTTTGTCTATATTCTCGGTTAAAGCTAAAGACGATGATTGGGGCCCAAATGCACGTATATCGTATTTCATCGACGATGGGACCCTGAACGGCGTATCACTGGCGTCATTTATTTCTATAAATACAGACACTGGTGTGATCTACGCCATGAAGCCTTTTGATTATGAACAGATGAAGTCTCTGAAAATAAGAATCAAAGCACAAGATGGAGGCACTCCCCCTCTGAGCACCAATGCAACACTGAACATCTTTGTGCAAGATCAGAATGATAACACACCACAAATACTCTATCCAGTACAGACCAGTGGCTCTGTGGTGGCAGAAATGGTGCCTAGATCAGCAGATATTGGCTATCTGGTGACCAAAGTGGTGGCTGTCGATGGGGACTCTGGACAGAATGCCTGGCTCTCATATAAACTACATAAACCTGCAGACAGGCCGCTGTTTGAAGTGGGCTCACAGAATGGAGAGATCAGAACTGTGCGCCAGGTGACTGATAAAGATGCTGTGAAACAGAAACTCACTGTTGTAGTGGAGGACAACGGACAGCCCTCTCGCTCAGCTACAGTCAATGTGAACGTGGCGGTGGCAGACAGCTTTCCTGAAATACTCTCAGAATTCACAGACTTTACGCATGACAAGGACTACAATAACAGCTTGACTTTCTATTTAGTGTTAGCTCTGATTGTTGTTTCATTGCTTTTCATTTTCTCTGTCATTGCAATCATATCAGTGAAAATCtacagatggagacagagaaagcTATATTATAAATCGGCCAACAATCTCCCAGTTATCCCCTATTACCCCACAATGTGCTCTGATGGAACAATGCAGCATGTGTATAACTACGAAGTGTGCGGAACCATGGATTCGAGGATGAGTGACGTGAAACCCAGGCCATACAGCCAGAGCACCCTGGTGAGCCTGAGTCGGCCAGGGACAGTGCAGAGACAAAAGCTGGATGCTGAACTCTCTTTAGAGGTGAGAATGCGCGAGAATACACAAGTTTGA
- the LOC134079713 gene encoding protocadherin gamma-A2-like: MGQIRYSIPEEMAKGSIVGNIANDLGVELKRLVSGRARVFTSDGSEYVGLDREKGQLVVKQRMDREQLCGEVAACSLSFDVILENPMELYRVTVDVVDINDNSPVFPGNEIDQEISELTLPGARFSLESAIDPDVGMNTLQKYVLHPTNHFNLNVQSNAHGSKKVEMVLKTPLDREKTDNHYLTLTAFDGGNPQRSGTVKIHIRVLDVNDNAPIFNQLSYKASVLENSPIGTLVTTVTATDADEESSANIQYYLEHATASVKTSFSINTLTGEVKVAGLIDYEKYKQFQINVMAKDNGGLKASCEIIIDVIDVNDNVPKITVMSFSSTLPENAAHGTVVAMINVQDIDAGENGKVTCSIPRTSPFKIVSSSLPNYYNLVTDSALDREQTPEYNVTITAVDGGNPSLSSEETLCVKISDVNDNAPEFEQETYNALVLENNSPSLSIFSVKAKDADWGPNARISYFLDDGSLNGTPLASFISINTDTGVIYAMKPFDYEQMKSLKIRIKAQDGGTPPLSTNATLNIFVQDQNDNTPQILYPVQTSGSVVAEMVPRSADIGYLVTKVVAVDGDSGQNAWLSYKLHKPADRPLFEVGAQNGEIRTVRQVTDKDAVKQKLTVVVEDNGQPSRSATVNVNVAVADSFPEILSEFTDFTHDKDYNDNLTFYLIIALIVVSFLFIFSVIAIISVKIYRWRQRKLYYKSANNLPVIPYYPTMYSDGTMQQVYNYEFCGTTDSRRSDMKPMRPYSQNTLVSLSRPGTVLREKKEQLDADFSLEVRSAYLYALDLHYRSLGI; encoded by the coding sequence ATGGGACAAATCCGATATTCTATACCTGAGGAAATGGCGAAGGGTTCTATTGTCGGGAATATAGCAAACGATCTTGGAGTTGAACTGAAGCGGCTTGTGTCCGGAAGGGCTCGAGTATTCACCTCGGATGGCAGTGAGTACGTTGGGTTGGATAGAGAAAAGGGGCAGCTTGTTGTAAAGCAAAGAATGGACCGCGAGCAGCTATGTGGGGAGGTAGCCGCTTGTAGTCTGAGTTTTGATGTAATTCTAGAAAACCCCATGGAGTTGTATCGTGTAACCGTTGATGTAGTGGATATAAATGACAATAGCCCTGTATTCCCAGGGAATGAAATCGATCAAGAAATCAGCGAATTAACCCTACCGGGAGCACGTTTCTCTTTAGAGAGCGCGATCGATCCAGATGTGGGCATGAATACCTTACAAAAGTATGTTTTACATCCCACAAACCATTTCAACCTGAACGTGCAAAGCAACGCACATGGTAGTAAAAAGGTTGAAATGGTTCTTAAAACACCTTTAGACAGGGAGAAAACGGATAATCACTACCTCACTCTCACCGCTTTTGATGGCGGCAATCCACAACGGTCCGGGACGGTAAAAATCCACATTCGTGTTCTCGATGTGAATGACAATGCGCCTATATTTAATCAGCTATCATACAAAGCCTCGGTGCTCGAAAATTCACCGATAGGTACATTGGTAACAACTGTTACAGCAACGGACGCTGACGAGGAATCAAGCGCTAATATCCAGTATTATCTTGAGCATGCCACGGCTAGTGTCAAAACCTCATTTAGTATTAACACATTAACTGGTGAGGTAAAGGTAGCCGGATTAATAGACTACGAGAAATACAAACAATTCCAGATAAACGTAATGGCTAAAGACAACGGGGGTTTGAAAGCCTCGTGTGAAATCATAATTGATGTTATTGATGTAAATGATAATGTTCCAAAAATAACCGTCATGTCATTTTCCAGTACTTTGCCTGAAAACGCAGCACATGGAACTGTTGTAGCAATGATTAATGTTCAAGACATAGATGCGGGTGAAAACGGTAAAGTAACATGCTCAATCCCTCGGACATCTCCATTTAAAATAGTCTCGTCGTCCTTACCAAATTATTACAACCTAGTGACAGATTCAGCACTGGACAGAGAACAGACACCCGAGTATAATGTAACCATAACTGCCGTAGATGGAGGGAATCCGTCGCTATCCAGCGAAGAGACACTATGTGTAAAGATATCAGATGTCAATGACAATGCGCCAGAATTTGAGCAGGAAACCTATAATGCCTTAGTACTTGAAAACAACTCCCCATCATTGTCTATATTCTCGGTAAAAGCTAAGGACGCCGATTGGGGCCCAAATGCAAGAATATCTTATTTTCTCGACGATGGGAGTTTAAATGGGACACCTCTGGCATCATTTATTTCTATAAATACAGACACTGGCGTGATCTACGCCATGAAGCCTTTTGATTATGAACAGATGAAGTCTCTGAAAATAAGAATCAAAGCACAGGATGGAGGCACTCCCCCTCTGAGCACCAATGCAACACTGAACATCTTTGTGCAAGATCAGAATGATAACACACCACAAATACTCTATCCAGTGCAGACCAGTGGCTCTGTGGTGGCAGAAATGGTGCCACGATCAGCTGATATTGGTTATCTGGTGACCAAAGTGGTGGCTGTCGATGGGGACTCTGGACAGAATGCCTGGCTCTCATATAAGCTGCACAAACCTGCAGACAGGCCGCTGTTTGAAGTGGGTGCACAGAATGGAGAGATCAGAACTGTGCGCCAGGTGACTGATAAAGATGCTGTGAAGCAGAAACTCACTGTTGTAGTGGAGGACAACGGACAGCCCTCTCGCTCAGCTACAGTCAATGTGAACGTGGCGGTGGCAGACAGCTTTCCTGAAATACTCTCAGAATTCACAGACTTTACGCACGACAAGGACTACAATGATAACCTGACTTTCTACTTAATCATAGCCCTGATAGTAGTGTCATTCCTCTTCATTTTCTCTGTCATTGCAATCATATCTGTCAAAATCtacagatggagacagagaaagttGTATTATAAATCGGCCAACAATCTCCCAGTCATCCCCTACTATCCTACCATGTACTCTGATGGGACTATGCAGCAAGTCTACAATTATGAGTTTTGTGGGACCACTGATTCGAGGAGGAGTGACATGAAACCTATGAGACCGTACAGTCAGAACACCCTGGTGAGCCTGAGTCGGCCAGGAACAGTactgagagaaaagaaagaacagcTGGATGCTGATTTCTCTCTAGAGGTGAGGTCAGCATACTTGTATGCTTTAGACTTGCACTACAGGTCACTTGGAATTTAG
- the LOC134079709 gene encoding protocadherin gamma-A10-like: MLISLAVFAMGQIRYSIPEEMAKGSIVGNIANDLGIELKRLASGRARVFTSDGSEYVGLDREKGQLVVKQRMDREQLCGEVAACSLSFEVVLENPMELYSINIDIQDVNDNSPVFLKNEIEQHISESALPGARFSLGGAIDPDVGLNTLQKYVLHPTEHFNLNVQSSSDGSKNVEMVLKTPLDRESKEHHYLTLTAIDGGNPQKSGTVKIHISVLDNNDNAPVFNQAVYKTSVLENSAVSTLVTTVTATDADEGTNANIQYYFEHAPASVMALFAIDSETGQIKVAGPIDYEKHKQFKIKVIAKDNGGLSDSCEVIIDVTDVNDNIPRITVMSFSSALPENAALGTVVGMINVQDLDSVDNGKVTCSIDRNSPFKIVPSLASYYNLVTDSALDREHIPEYNITVTAVDGGNPSLSSRETLNVKISDINDNVPLFEQEMYDIHVIENNSPSLSIFSVKAKDADWGPNARISYFLDDGSLNGTPLASFISINTDTGVIYAMKPFDYEQMKSLKIRIKAQDGGTPPLSTNATLNIFVQDQNDNTPQILYPVQTGGSVVAEMVPRSADIGYLVTKVVAVDGDSGQNAWLSYKLHKPADRPLFEVGAQNGEIRTVRQVTDKDAVKQKLTVVVEDNGQPSRSATVNVNVAVADSFPEILSEFTDFTHDKDYNNSLTFYLILALIVVSLLFIFSVIAIISVKIYRWRQRKLYYKSANNLPVIPYYPTMCSDGTMQHVYNYEVCGTMDSRMSDVKPRPYSQSTLVSLSRPGTVQRQKLDAELSLEVRMRENTQV, encoded by the coding sequence ATGTTGATATCGCTTGCGGTTTTTGCAATGGGACAAATCCGTTATTCAATACCTGAGGAAATGGCAAAGGGATCCATTGTTGGAAATATTGCGAACGATCTTGGGATTGAACTGAAGCGGCTTGCGTCCGGAAGGGCTCGAGTGTTCACATCGGATGGCAGTGAGTACGTTGggctagatagagagaaaggacagCTTGTAGTAAAACAAAGAATGGACCGCGAGCAGCTCTGTGGAGAGGTAGCCGCTTGTAGTCTGAGTTTTGAAGTGGTTCTTGAAAATCCCATGGAGCTTTATAGTATTAACATTGACATACAGGATGTTAACGACAACAGTCCTGTTTTCCTAAAGAATGAAATTGAACAACATATCAGCGAATCCGCCCTTCCCGGAGCGCGTTTCTCCTTGGGAGGCGCAATTGATCCCGACGTGGGGTTAAACACTTTGCAGAAATACGTTTTGCACCCCACAGAACATTTTAATTTGAATGTACAGAGCAGTTCAGATGGTAGCAAAAATGTCGAAATGGTCCTCAAAACGCCGCTGGATAGAGAGAGTAAGGAACATCATTACCTTACTCTAACCGCTATCGATGGAGGCAACCCACAAAAATCTGGGACAGTAAAAATCCACATTTCTGTTcttgataataatgataacgcACCTGTATTCAACCAAGCGGTATATAAAACCTCTGTCCTCGAGAACTCAGCAGTATCAACGCTGGTGACAACAGTTACGGCGACTGACGCAGATGAAGGGACAAATgctaatatacagtattattttgAACACGCTCCAGCCAGCGTCATGGCTTTGTTTGCTATTGACTCGGAAACTGGTCAAATAAAGGTTGCAGGACCCATTGATTATGAAAAGCACAAGCAATTTAAGATAAAAGTAATCGCTAAAGACAACGGTGGTTTATCAGACTCATGTGAAGTCATTATTGATGTCACTGATGTAAACGATAATATTCCGCGAATTACCGTCATGTCTTTTTCTAGTGCTTTACCTGAAAATGCAGCACTCGGAACAGTTGTTGGTATGATTAATGTCCAAGACCTGGACTCCGTTGATAATGGAAAAGTCACATGTTCAATTGACCGCAATTCGCCATTCAAAATAGTGCCATCGTTAGCAAGCTATTACAACCTAGTGACCGATTCAGCACTGGACAGAGAACACATACCCGAATACAACATCACCGTGACCGCAGTAGACGGGGGCAACCCATCCCTTTCCAGTAGAGAGACTCTGAATGTAAAGATATCAGACATTAATGACAATGTTCCGCTGTTTGAACAGGAAATGTATGATATACATGTAATTGAAAACAACTCTCCATCTTTGTCTATATTCTCGGTAAAAGCTAAGGACGCAGATTGGGGCCCAAATGCACGAATATCTTATTTTCTCGACGATGGGAGTTTAAATGGGACACCCCTGGCATCATTTATTTCTATAAATACAGACACTGGCGTGATCTACGCCATGAAGCCTTTTGATTATGAACAGATGAAGTCTCTGAAAATAAGAATCAAAGCACAGGATGGAGGCACTCCCCCTCTGAGCACCAATGCAACACTGAACATCTTTGTGCAAGATCAGAATGATAACACACCACAAATACTCTATCCAGTGCAGACCGGTGGCTCTGTGGTGGCAGAAATGGTTCCACGGTCAGCTGATATTGGCTATCTGGTCACCAAAGTGGTGGCTGTTGATGGGGACTCTGGACAGAATGCCTGGCTCTCATATAAACTACATAAACCTGCAGACAGGCCGCTGTTTGAAGTGGGCGCACAGAATGGAGAGATCAGAACTGTGCGCCAGGTGACTGATAAAGATGCTGTGAAACAGAAACTCACTGTTGTAGTGGAGGACAACGGACAGCCCTCTCGCTCAGCTACAGTCAATGTGAACGTGGCGGTGGCAGACAGCTTTCCTGAAATACTCTCAGAATTCACAGACTTTACGCACGACAAGGACTACAATAACAGCTTGACTTTCTATTTAATATTAGCTCTGATTGTAGTTTCATTGCTTTTCATTTTCTCTGTCATTGCAATCATATCAGTGAAAATCtacagatggagacagagaaagcTATATTATAAATCGGCCAACAATCTCCCAGTTATCCCCTATTACCCCACAATGTGCTCTGATGGAACAATGCAGCACGTGTATAACTACGAAGTGTGCGGAACCATGGATTCGAGGATGAGTGACGTGAAACCTAGGCCATACAGCCAGAGCACCCTGGTGAGCCTGAGTCGGCCAGGGACAGTGCAGAGACAAAAGCTGGATGCTGAACTCTCTTTAGAGGTGAGAATGCGCGAAAATACACAAGTTTGA
- the LOC134079710 gene encoding protocadherin gamma-A11-like has translation MNKGFCRQRWTLSLLWMLISLVVFAIGQIRYSIPEEMAKGSIVGNIANDLGIELKRLMSGRARVFTSDDSEYVGLDREKGQLVVKQRMDREQLCGEISACSISFEVVLESPMELYSINIDIQDVNDNSPVFRKNEIDQEISESALPGARFSLVGAIDPDVGTNSLQKYVLHPTDNFQLSVQSSFDGSKNVEMVLKTPLDREQKEHHYLTLTAIDGGSPQRSGTVKIHISVLDANDNAPVFSQVTYKASVLENSAVATLVTIVTATDADEGSYANIQYYFEHPSDSVMALFAIDSETGQIKVTGPIDYEKYKQFKIKVIAKDSGGLINSCEVIIDVSDVNDNAPKLTVMSFSSALPENAALGTVVAMINVQDLDSGDNGKVTCSIDRNSPFKIVPSLASYYNLVTDSALDREQISEYNITVTAVDGGNPSLSSSKTLMLKISDINDNAPQFELETYDAYVLENNSPSLSIFSVKAKDDDWGPNARISYFIDDGTMNGVSLTSLISINTDTGVIYAMKPFDYEQMKSLKIRIKAQDGGTPPLSTNATLNIFVQDQNDNTPQILYPVQTSGSVVAEMVPRSADIGYLVTKVVAVDGDSGQNAWLSYKLHKPADRPLFEVGSQNGEIRTVRQVTDKDAVKQKLTVVVEDNGQPSRSATVNVNVAVADSFPEILSEFTDFTHDKDYNNSLTFYLVLALIVVSLLFIFSVIAIISVKIYRWRQRKLYYKSANNLPVIPYYPTMCSDGTMQHVYNYEVCGTMDSRMSDVKPRPYSQSTLVSLSRPGTVQRQNLDAELSLEVRMRENTQV, from the coding sequence ATGAACAAGGGGTTTTGTCGTCAGAGATGGACATTATCGCTGTTGTGGATGTTGATATCGCTTGTGGTTTTTGCAATAGGACAAATCCGTTATTCGATACCTGAGGAAATGGCAAAGGGATCCATTGTTGGAAATATTGCGAATGATCTTGGGATTGAACTGAAGCGACTTATGTCCGGCAGGGCTCGAGTATTCACCTCGGATGACAGTGAGTACGTTGGactggatagagagaaagggcagCTGGTAGTAAAACAAAGAATGGACCGCGAGCAGCTATGTGGGGAGATATCCGcatgcagcatcagttttgagGTGGTTCTTGAAAGTCCCATGGAGCTTTACAGTATTAACATTGACATACAGGATGTAAACGATAACAGCCCTGTTTTTCGTAAGAATGAAATTGATCAAGAAATCAGCGAATCCGCCCTACCCGGAGCACGCTTTTCTTTGGTAGGCGCAATTGATCCTGATGTGGGGACAAACTCGTTGCAGAAATATGTCTTACATCCCACCGACAATTTTCAGTTGAGTGTGCAGAGTAGTTTTGACGGTAGCAAAAATGTTGAAATGGTTCTCAAAACACCTTTAGACAGAGAACAGAAGGAACATCATTACCTTACACTCACTGCTATAGATGGCGGGAGTCCACAAAGATCGGGGACAGTAAAAATCCACATTTCTGTTCTTGATGCAAACGACAATGCCCCTGTTTTTAGTCAGGTGACGTACAAAGCTTCTGTACTCGAGAATTCAGCAGTAGCAACACTGGTGACAATAGTCACAGCAACTGACGCCGATGAAGGGTCGTATgctaacatacagtactatTTTGAGCATCCCTCAGACAGCGTTATGGCTTTGTTTGCTATTGACTCGGAGACTGGTCAAATTAAAGTTACTGGGCCGATAGATTATGAAAAATACAAACAGTTTAAAATCAAAGTAATAGCCAAAGACAGCGGAGGTCTAATAAACTCATGTGAGGTCATTATCGATGTCTCTGATGTAAATGATAATGCACCGAAATTAACAGTCATGTCATTTTCCAGTGCTTTGCCTGAAAACGCAGCGCTCGGAACAGTGGTCGCCATGATTAATGTTCAAGACCTTGATTCAGGTGACAATGGAAAGGTTACGTGTTCAATTGATCGCAATTCGCCATTCAAAATAGTGCCATCGTTAGCAAGCTATTACAATCTAGTGACCGATTCAGCACTGGACAGAGAACAAATATCTGAATACAACATCACTGTGACCGCAGTAGACGGAGGCAACCCATCGCTGTCTAGTAGCAAGACACTGATGCTAAAGATATCAGACATCAATGACAATGCTCCACAGTTTGAACTGGAAACATACGATGCATATGTGCTTGAAAACAATTCTCCATCTTTGTCTATATTCTCGGTTAAAGCTAAAGACGATGATTGGGGCCCAAATGCACGTATATCGTATTTCATCGACGATGGGACCATGAATGGCGTATCATTGACATCATTAATTTCCATAAATACAGACACTGGCGTGATCTATGCCATGAAGCCTTTTGATTATGAACAGATGAAGTCTCTGAAAATAAGAATCAAAGCACAGGATGGAGGCACTCCCCCTCTGAGCACCAATGCAACACTGAACATCTTTGTGCAAGATCAGAATGATAACACACCACAAATACTCTATCCAGTACAGACCAGTGGCTCTGTGGTGGCAGAAATGGTGCCTAGATCAGCAGATATTGGCTATCTGGTGACCAAAGTAGTGGCTGTCGATGGGGACTCTGGACAGAATGCCTGGCTCTCATATAAACTACATAAACCTGCAGACAGGCCGCTGTTTGAAGTGGGCTCACAGAATGGAGAGATCAGAACTGTGCGTCAGGTGACTGATAAAGATGCTGTGAAGCAGAAACTCACTGTTGTAGTGGAGGACAACGGACAGCCCTCTCGCTCAGCTACAGTCAATGTGAACGTGGCGGTGGCAGACAGCTTTCCTGAAATACTCTCAGAATTCACAGACTTTACGCACGACAAGGACTACAATAACAGCTTGACTTTCTATTTAGTGTTAGCTCTGATTGTTGTTTCATTGCTTTTCATTTTCTCTGTCATTGCAATCATATCAGTGAAAATCtacagatggagacagagaaagcTATATTATAAATCGGCCAACAATCTCCCAGTTATCCCCTATTACCCCACAATGTGCTCTGATGGAACAATGCAGCACGTGTATAACTACGAAGTGTGCGGAACCATGGATTCGAGGATGAGTGACGTGAAACCCAGGCCATACAGCCAGAGCACCCTGGTGAGCCTGAGTCGGCCAGGGACAGTGCAGAGACAAAATCTGGATGCTGAACTCTCTTTAGAGGTGAGAATGCGCGAAAATACACAAGTTTGA